The following coding sequences are from one Mesotoga infera window:
- a CDS encoding GNAT family N-acetyltransferase, protein MIKRLRRADRLRVKEIVETIWEGDDYIPQVFEKWVRDPSCHFMGLWKGGKLIGIDNLRLFSRKVGWMEGMRIDPLYQGRGFGREMGGEMLKLAESLGLERLYFSTYFDNTASIKMNEAFGFRRIAVFTNLQKEIGELTPCPINLLESDEIPEIDDHISEDWMFIPKEISNKRRFLNDPVRLVGGANWAVVSRNSKSKGCLDINFICMADEDGVENFLKELLYYSRAKSFFRIHAMVSESFDLGPFLSNGFRPFERVRDVFLYYADVSSLRV, encoded by the coding sequence ATGATAAAGCGACTTAGGAGAGCCGATCGCTTAAGGGTGAAGGAAATCGTTGAGACAATATGGGAAGGCGATGATTATATACCCCAAGTCTTTGAGAAGTGGGTTCGCGACCCTTCATGTCATTTCATGGGACTCTGGAAGGGAGGAAAACTTATTGGTATAGACAACCTCAGGCTCTTCAGTCGCAAAGTTGGTTGGATGGAAGGAATGAGAATCGATCCACTCTATCAGGGAAGAGGATTCGGGAGGGAGATGGGCGGAGAGATGCTAAAGCTTGCCGAAAGTTTGGGACTTGAGAGGCTTTATTTTTCGACCTATTTTGACAACACCGCTTCGATAAAGATGAACGAAGCTTTCGGGTTCAGACGAATCGCCGTATTCACAAATCTCCAGAAAGAGATTGGCGAACTTACTCCCTGTCCCATAAATTTACTAGAAAGCGATGAGATTCCGGAAATCGATGATCATATCAGTGAAGACTGGATGTTTATTCCAAAGGAAATCTCAAACAAAAGAAGATTCCTGAACGATCCGGTGAGGCTTGTGGGCGGAGCGAACTGGGCGGTTGTATCAAGGAATTCCAAATCTAAGGGTTGCCTTGATATCAACTTCATATGTATGGCAGACGAAGATGGTGTTGAGAATTTCCTGAAGGAGCTTCTTTACTATTCGCGGGCGAAGAGTTTCTTCCGTATTCATGCTATGGTTAGTGAATCATTTGATTTGGGCCCCTTCCTCTCTAATGGATTCAGACCTTTCGAGAGAGTAAGGGATGTTTTTCTTTATTACGCAGATGTATCTAGCCTGAGAGTCTGA
- a CDS encoding carbohydrate ABC transporter substrate-binding protein codes for MKKCLLAVLLLSVGLLFASGSVEIFSWWTGGGEEEGLAAIYEVFRTKYPDVEIINATVAGGAGTNAKAVLKTRMLGGNPPDSFQVHGGMELIDTYVITGMMEPLTDILESWGILDKFPEDIMTICSYEGEVYSIPVNVHRGNVVFINNEILTKVGIDEVPSDGPGFLEVCAKIEEAGYVPLSLGDKDKWEAGHLFETVLLSALGPDKYNGLWNGTTSFEDSGIERAIVIFEELIKYVNEDHAALTWQDATRMVFDGKAAFNVMGDWAEGYLKTLGWTPGEEFSWMAVPGTEGSFMVVTDTFGLPKGAPNRENALKWLEIVASVEGQDAFNPIKGSIPARLDADKSLYDPYLTWSMEDFSTNNLCPSIAHGSAAPEGFITELNDAVNIFITTKDRAAFLNAIENAAEDYIN; via the coding sequence ATGAAAAAGTGTCTTTTGGCAGTTCTTCTTCTCTCCGTAGGTCTGCTCTTTGCCTCTGGAAGTGTTGAGATTTTCAGCTGGTGGACTGGTGGAGGAGAAGAGGAAGGACTTGCCGCTATCTACGAGGTATTTAGAACCAAGTATCCCGACGTCGAGATAATTAACGCAACCGTCGCCGGTGGAGCCGGTACAAACGCAAAAGCTGTCTTGAAAACGAGAATGCTGGGTGGCAATCCTCCTGACTCTTTTCAGGTGCACGGAGGTATGGAACTAATCGACACTTATGTGATTACCGGTATGATGGAGCCGCTCACCGATATTCTGGAAAGCTGGGGAATTCTCGATAAGTTCCCCGAAGACATTATGACAATTTGTAGCTATGAGGGAGAAGTATACTCGATTCCCGTAAACGTTCACAGAGGAAACGTAGTCTTCATTAACAACGAAATCCTTACGAAAGTCGGTATAGACGAAGTCCCTAGCGACGGACCGGGATTTCTGGAAGTCTGTGCAAAGATTGAAGAAGCCGGTTATGTTCCACTCTCCCTTGGAGACAAGGACAAGTGGGAGGCCGGTCATCTGTTCGAGACCGTGTTGCTTTCGGCTTTGGGTCCAGATAAGTACAACGGTTTGTGGAATGGGACTACAAGCTTCGAAGACTCAGGAATTGAAAGAGCGATAGTAATCTTCGAAGAACTGATTAAGTATGTAAACGAAGACCATGCCGCTCTCACCTGGCAGGATGCCACAAGGATGGTCTTCGATGGAAAGGCTGCCTTCAACGTAATGGGAGACTGGGCAGAAGGTTATCTGAAAACCTTGGGCTGGACACCGGGAGAGGAGTTCAGCTGGATGGCAGTTCCAGGAACCGAGGGCTCCTTCATGGTAGTAACTGATACATTTGGCCTGCCGAAGGGCGCACCAAACAGAGAAAATGCTCTTAAGTGGCTGGAAATAGTTGCCTCAGTCGAAGGTCAAGATGCATTCAACCCGATAAAGGGTTCGATTCCTGCAAGACTAGATGCAGACAAATCACTCTACGATCCTTACCTCACATGGTCTATGGAGGACTTCTCCACAAACAACCTGTGTCCTTCTATAGCTCATGGATCTGCCGCGCCTGAAGGCTTTATAACCGAGCTGAACGATGCTGTAAACATCTTTATTACTACAAAAGATAGAGCAGCTTTCCTGAACGCCATTGAAAACGCTGCAGAAGACTACATCAACTAA
- a CDS encoding sugar ABC transporter permease produces MEVFQIKRKTKRGIISFFILSPTFAAIGVFVYFFIGWTSRTSLSNWNSFARLLKGEFEFVGLRNYFRLFEDPRFQTDLWNTLYFTLFFILGCLLLGIVLAVLIDRNLKGSSVFRNIYLFPMALSFVVTGAVWRWIFAPGILPNSPQGMNLLLNLVGLDFFQWKWFTSTESFLNFNIALIPVIIAAVWQMSGYTMAMYLAGLRGISQDLVEAAEVDGATGWQIFWKIKFPILRPITLSAMIILGHISLKIFDLVYAMTGSGPNNVTDVPAIYMFETTFRANKYATGSAIAIIMLLMVAVVIIPYLASAFRKEKRI; encoded by the coding sequence TTGGAGGTGTTCCAGATCAAGAGGAAGACAAAACGAGGGATTATTTCCTTTTTCATACTTTCGCCAACTTTTGCGGCGATAGGGGTTTTCGTTTATTTCTTTATTGGTTGGACGAGTAGAACTTCTCTTTCCAACTGGAATAGTTTTGCTAGACTTCTTAAAGGCGAATTCGAATTTGTCGGATTGCGAAACTATTTCAGGCTCTTCGAAGATCCCAGGTTTCAAACCGATCTGTGGAACACTTTGTACTTCACTCTTTTCTTTATTCTAGGTTGTCTCCTACTGGGGATTGTTTTGGCAGTACTGATTGATCGTAATCTCAAGGGATCTAGTGTTTTTAGAAATATTTATCTGTTTCCCATGGCACTCTCATTCGTTGTGACTGGAGCAGTCTGGAGATGGATTTTCGCTCCCGGGATTCTTCCAAACAGTCCACAGGGTATGAACCTTCTCTTAAATCTAGTGGGGTTGGATTTCTTTCAATGGAAGTGGTTCACCAGCACTGAGAGTTTCCTCAATTTCAACATAGCACTGATTCCGGTGATAATAGCAGCTGTGTGGCAGATGTCAGGCTATACAATGGCCATGTACCTTGCAGGGCTTCGTGGGATTTCCCAGGATCTGGTGGAAGCTGCAGAAGTTGATGGAGCAACAGGTTGGCAGATCTTCTGGAAGATCAAGTTTCCCATTCTAAGACCGATAACTCTAAGCGCAATGATTATTTTAGGCCACATCTCGCTGAAGATCTTTGATCTTGTTTACGCTATGACCGGCAGTGGCCCGAACAACGTGACCGACGTTCCGGCCATCTACATGTTTGAAACCACTTTCAGAGCGAACAAATATGCAACTGGCTCGGCAATAGCGATAATAATGCTCCTCATGGTCGCAGTTGTCATAATACCTTACCTTGCTTCTGCCTTCAGAAAGGAGAAAAGGATATGA
- a CDS encoding carbohydrate ABC transporter permease: MTKKIVIYILLAVFALFFLMPIYVLLATSLKPLKEVGLERMWFPPNNLSLDGFAKAFSRLAPNLRNSFLLVIPATLLSAIVGSVNGYVLSKLKFRYSDLLFALVLFGMFIPYQSVLFPLIRFLQDIGLYGSLWGLILVHVVYGLPITTLIFRNYYSEVPTELIEAASIDGAGIFKTYLKVLFPISLPGFVVVVIWQFTNIWNEFLFAVTVTSDPTKQPITVALVNLAGSQVVEWNVQMAGALLAALPTLIVYILLGKYFLRGLLAGSVKG, encoded by the coding sequence ATGACCAAGAAGATTGTAATCTATATCCTTCTTGCGGTTTTCGCATTGTTCTTTCTGATGCCTATATATGTGTTATTGGCAACAAGCCTCAAACCCCTTAAAGAAGTTGGTCTTGAGCGAATGTGGTTTCCGCCGAACAATCTTTCCCTAGATGGGTTTGCCAAGGCTTTCAGTCGTCTTGCTCCCAACTTGAGAAACTCTTTCCTGCTGGTGATCCCTGCGACACTTCTATCGGCAATCGTTGGATCGGTAAACGGATATGTATTGTCTAAACTGAAGTTCAGGTACTCAGATCTTCTCTTTGCTCTCGTTCTCTTTGGAATGTTTATTCCTTATCAGAGCGTTCTTTTTCCTTTAATACGCTTTCTTCAAGACATCGGGCTTTACGGCTCCTTATGGGGATTGATATTGGTTCACGTGGTCTATGGTCTGCCGATAACCACCCTGATTTTCAGGAATTACTACAGCGAAGTGCCTACGGAATTAATCGAAGCGGCCAGTATAGACGGAGCAGGCATTTTCAAGACATATCTGAAAGTTTTGTTTCCGATATCCCTTCCCGGTTTTGTAGTAGTGGTCATATGGCAGTTCACGAATATTTGGAATGAATTTCTTTTCGCCGTGACAGTTACCAGTGACCCGACAAAACAGCCGATTACCGTAGCACTTGTGAATCTGGCTGGGAGTCAAGTTGTCGAGTGGAATGTCCAGATGGCCGGCGCACTGCTTGCCGCTCTACCAACACTTATAGTCTATATACTGCTCGGAAAGTACTTTCTGAGAGGGCTTCTTGCTGGTTCTGTCAAAGGATGA
- a CDS encoding DUF4932 domain-containing protein, with product MKVESDKRIRLMALALMTTELNSSEKQRSHRHHPLYLETEDFIEESELHFHELERLLRDVTPSYFLFTYILSHSWPDLEPVAFPPFLERYEPNLCRSGVNMELREVVRGGTLENIWESQAPKWKEIEKDAALAFAGSTIDSTIAGFFGRLEANLVFAPNPLFPELVSLGAAGYEGLYCIARYPGKATSKWPYEPGVTAPCEEFSGYSENRVWSRIVAFHEFCHPLIDPFLSRNAELVRGLRETPFAKGVLASYGEKYTSWEDMFTEFVIYGMTYAYLLEEFGEKIAKSFHNTMQEKTGFTMTEMVGKQLHTHLIASRDRSGNTLESRLVEIFSNLT from the coding sequence ATGAAAGTCGAGAGTGACAAGCGGATCCGACTAATGGCTCTCGCTCTTATGACGACGGAGCTCAATAGTAGTGAAAAGCAAAGGTCCCACAGGCACCACCCTCTCTATCTTGAGACAGAGGACTTCATTGAAGAAAGTGAGCTCCATTTCCATGAACTCGAGAGACTATTGAGAGATGTTACTCCTTCCTATTTTCTCTTCACTTACATTTTGAGCCACTCATGGCCAGATCTCGAACCTGTTGCCTTCCCGCCATTCCTCGAGAGATATGAACCGAATCTGTGCAGGAGCGGTGTGAACATGGAACTAAGGGAAGTCGTAAGAGGGGGAACTCTGGAGAACATCTGGGAAAGCCAGGCTCCAAAATGGAAGGAGATTGAAAAAGACGCTGCCCTTGCCTTTGCAGGTAGCACCATTGATAGCACAATCGCAGGTTTTTTTGGAAGACTTGAAGCAAATCTAGTTTTCGCTCCAAATCCCCTTTTTCCTGAACTTGTCTCCCTTGGTGCAGCGGGATATGAAGGGCTCTACTGTATTGCGAGATATCCGGGTAAAGCGACTTCGAAGTGGCCATATGAACCGGGGGTCACGGCTCCTTGTGAGGAGTTCTCCGGTTACTCTGAGAACCGTGTATGGTCGAGAATAGTAGCTTTTCACGAGTTCTGCCACCCGCTTATAGATCCGTTTCTCTCTCGGAATGCCGAGCTTGTAAGAGGGCTCAGGGAGACTCCCTTTGCAAAAGGTGTTCTCGCCTCATACGGAGAGAAGTATACCTCATGGGAGGATATGTTCACCGAGTTTGTTATATATGGGATGACATACGCCTACTTGCTTGAGGAATTTGGAGAGAAAATTGCGAAGAGCTTTCACAATACCATGCAAGAAAAGACCGGCTTCACTATGACAGAAATGGTCGGGAAACAACTTCATACTCACCTCATAGCCTCAAGAGATCGGAGCGGAAATACACTTGAGAGTCGGCTTGTTGAAATCTTCAGCAATCTTACATGA